One genomic region from Bufo bufo chromosome 3, aBufBuf1.1, whole genome shotgun sequence encodes:
- the AMIGO1 gene encoding amphoterin-induced protein 1, whose protein sequence is MWLSCVFWPQLFWAFSLCFLGEIMTVLEASPLNCQDTCICASDVITCSKKELAVIPSGLPKYIAMLDLTHNHLSRLRAEWTPAPLQRLHTLLLSHNLITFASSEAFHLTPNLRYLDLSCNKLRALDENAFSALENLEVLVLFKNAIVDIDRSAFDDMIHLQKLYLSYNLVTRFPIELVRDGEKLPELSLLDLSFNKIKSLPVPQLRVLPAWLSNRLYLHGNQLTCNCEVYGLYWYWHVRQLASTVDFREQIQCYPPSQQRTVSINVFSLNESEFMNCSIVRESGMEAYLQDTVVLNCDSKQRDVNQIWMTPGNEIHRPYAEKETNSSISVLNNGSLQIRHIRLEDRGTYTCYAQGVALNETLYVTLSVFNVTRQVHQDTLNTAYTTLVGCVASVILVLIYLYLTPCRCCCRTGDRGQGEDRDSIRSSVLSATPNHETTSEKAALSRHVAFLEPPGDLRGQNGKLKPNGSQGAPGIKNNFLQPSSPQRKLSDPGSISSVFSDTPIVV, encoded by the coding sequence ATGTGGCTATCCTGTGTCTTCTGGCCACAACTGTTTTGGGCCTTCAGTCTCTGCTTTCTTGGGGAAATTATGACAGTGTTAGAAGCATCTCCACTAAACTGCCAAGATACTTGCATTTGTGCAAGCGATGTCATCACTTGCTCCAAGAAGGAGCTGGCAGTGATCCCAAGTGGTCTACCTAAGTATATAGCAATGCTGGACCTCACTCACAACCACCTGTCACGTCTGCGGGCTGAATGGACTCCAGCTCCACTTCAGAGGCTACACACTTTATTGCTATCACACAATCTTATCACTTTTGCATCATCGGAGGCTTTCCATCTGACCCCAAACCTGCGTTACCTCGACCTCTCCTGTAATAAACTGCGAGCACTTGATGAGAATGCATTTAGTGCTTTGGAAAACCTAGAGGTTCTTGTTCTCTTTAAGAATGCCATTGTCGATATTGATCGCAGTGCTTTCGATGATATGATTCATTTGCAGAAGCTGTACCTGAGCTACAATTTGGTGACCCGCTTCCCCATTGAACTGGTGAGGGATGGGGAAAAATTGCCAGAGCTGTCATTACTTGATCTCTCTTTCAATAAAATAAAGAGCCTCCCGGTGCCACAACTGCGGGTGCTGCCCGCCTGGCTGTCCAACAGGCTTTACTTACATGGAAATCAACTGACCTGCAACTGTGAAGTGTACGGACTGTACTGGTACTGGCATGTCCGACAGCTGGCTTCCACGGTGGACTTCAGAGAACAGATACAGTGTTACCCACCATCCCAGCAAAGGACTGTTTCTATAAATGTTTTTTCCCTGAATGAAAGTGAATTCATGAACTGCAGCATTGTGCGAGAGAGTGGCATGGAGGCATACCTGCAGGATACAGTCGTTTTAAACTGTGATTCTAAACAAAGAGATGTAAACCAGATTTGGATGACGCCTGGAAATGAGATCCACAGACCGTATGCTGAGAAAGAGACAAATAGCAGCATATCTGTGCTGAATAATGGTAGTCTGCAAATAAGACATATCCGTTTGGAGGACCGGGGCACATATACTTGTTATGCTCAAGGTGTGGCATTGAATGAGACACTGTATGTCACTCTCAGTGTGTTTAATGTAACAAGACAAGTGCACCAAGATACACTTAATACGGCATATACTACTCTTGTGGGCTGTGTGGCTAGTGTCATCCTAGTCCTGATCTATCTATATCTGACACCATGCCGCTGCTGCTGTAGGACAGGTGATCGAGGTCAAGGAGAGGACAGGGACAGTATCCGTTCCTCAGTCCTCAGTGCAACACCTAACCACGAGACTACAagtgagaaagcagctctcagtcGTCATGTGGCTTTTCTGGAGCCCCCTGGAGACCTTCGGGGTCAAAATGGAAAGCTTAAACCAAATGGCTCACAGGGTGCACCTGGGATAAAGAACAACTTTCTACAACCTTCATCTCCACAAAGGAAGTTGTCAGATCCTGGGTCCATAAGTTCTGTGTTTTCTGATACCCCTATTGTAGTGTGA